A genomic window from Gammaproteobacteria bacterium includes:
- a CDS encoding sigma-54-dependent Fis family transcriptional regulator, whose protein sequence is MTKQKHQVLVVDDEPDIREVLELTLGRMNLETRTASNLEEARHLLGEFKFDLCLTDMRLPDGNGIELVRHIQDKFPYLPVAVITAFGNMETAIAALKAGAFDFLSKPLDLNDLRNIVRSALRVAQVPSTAPAAPAGQAVASAGTRRLLGDSEAMHKVRALIERLARGQAPIYISGESGTGKELAARLIHELGPRAGKPFVPVNCGAIPEQLMESEFFGHKKGSFTGALQDKDGLFKAADSGTLFLDEVGDLPLTMQVKLLRVIQERSLRPVGAQTEIKVDVRVLCATHKDLLELVKQGRFRQDLYYRLNVIQLHIPSLRERAEDIPLLADQLCARLADAMAMKAPRLTPEAHTSLSTYGFPGNVRELENVLERALTLCNGNDITADDLQLHETSEEEAETKGLLGGEESLDDYLERIERVAIENALAKTSQNKTAAAKLLGISFRALRYKLEKLGMG, encoded by the coding sequence ATGACCAAACAAAAACACCAGGTGCTGGTCGTCGATGACGAACCAGACATTCGGGAGGTTCTCGAACTTACTCTTGGACGGATGAATCTCGAAACGCGGACTGCCTCGAACCTTGAGGAGGCGCGTCATCTGCTGGGCGAATTCAAGTTTGATCTGTGCCTAACCGACATGCGTTTGCCGGATGGCAATGGTATCGAGCTGGTACGTCACATCCAGGATAAGTTTCCCTACCTTCCCGTCGCCGTTATCACCGCATTCGGCAACATGGAAACGGCGATTGCGGCGCTAAAAGCCGGCGCCTTCGATTTCTTGTCGAAACCGCTCGATCTGAACGACTTACGCAACATCGTTCGGTCAGCATTACGCGTCGCCCAGGTACCGAGCACCGCACCTGCCGCACCCGCCGGGCAGGCCGTCGCTTCCGCCGGCACTCGCCGGTTGCTCGGCGACTCCGAGGCCATGCACAAGGTCCGCGCGCTGATCGAGCGGCTGGCCCGGGGCCAAGCGCCCATTTACATCAGCGGCGAGTCGGGCACCGGCAAAGAACTGGCCGCTCGCTTGATTCATGAACTCGGACCGCGCGCCGGCAAGCCATTCGTGCCGGTGAACTGCGGTGCCATTCCTGAGCAATTGATGGAGAGCGAGTTTTTCGGGCATAAAAAAGGCAGCTTTACCGGCGCCCTGCAGGACAAAGATGGCTTGTTCAAAGCCGCCGATAGCGGCACGTTGTTTCTCGACGAAGTGGGCGACCTGCCCTTAACGATGCAGGTGAAGTTACTGCGTGTTATCCAGGAACGATCGTTGCGACCCGTCGGCGCCCAGACCGAAATCAAAGTCGATGTGCGCGTGTTATGCGCCACCCATAAAGACTTGCTCGAGCTGGTCAAACAAGGCCGGTTTCGTCAGGACCTTTATTACCGGCTGAACGTCATTCAGCTGCATATCCCCAGCCTGCGTGAGCGAGCGGAAGACATCCCGCTACTGGCCGATCAGCTCTGCGCCCGCCTAGCCGACGCCATGGCAATGAAGGCGCCCCGTTTAACGCCGGAAGCCCATACTTCCCTAAGTACTTACGGCTTCCCGGGAAACGTCCGTGAGCTCGAGAACGTGCTGGAGCGCGCGCTTACACTTTGCAACGGCAACGACATCACCGCCGACGATCTGCAACTGCATGAAACATCAGAGGAAGAAGCGGAAACCAAAGGATTGCTGGGCGGCGAAGAGTCGCTGGACGACTACCTGGAACGCATTGAGCGCGTCGCTATCGAGAACGCCTTAGCGAAAACTAGCCAGAACAAAACGGCGGCGGCAAAGCTGTTGGGCATCAGTTTCCGCGCCCTTCGTTACAAACTTGAAAAGCTCGGCATGGGCTAG
- a CDS encoding prepilin-type N-terminal cleavage/methylation domain-containing protein, protein MKTLQRGFTLIELMIVVAIIGILAAIAIPAYQDYTMKAKISEGPAVAVPIFTALGVACSDGTLSSATTLVSLDIVASGVTAFTNAAWRYVSPTAGITLSGLSATAATVTINYLQFGPMSATGTVVYAGTCDGTAGFTWAAPTASGGILSKWLPKV, encoded by the coding sequence ATGAAAACGTTACAAAGAGGTTTTACGTTGATCGAACTGATGATCGTGGTCGCGATCATCGGCATTTTGGCGGCGATTGCGATTCCGGCGTATCAAGACTACACCATGAAAGCGAAAATCAGCGAAGGACCTGCAGTCGCTGTACCAATCTTCACGGCGTTAGGCGTTGCCTGCAGTGATGGAACGCTATCTAGCGCCACCACACTTGTAAGTCTCGACATTGTTGCAAGCGGTGTTACCGCCTTTACAAATGCTGCCTGGAGATACGTGAGCCCTACAGCTGGCATTACGCTTAGCGGCCTATCAGCCACCGCAGCTACTGTGACTATCAATTACCTTCAGTTCGGTCCCATGTCAGCTACGGGAACGGTCGTATACGCAGGCACTTGTGATGGTACAGCCGGCTTCACTTGGGCAGCACCGACAGCATCCGGCGGAATACTCTCGAAGTGGCTGCCCAAAGTATAG
- a CDS encoding O-antigen ligase C-terminal domain-containing protein: MSESSRPALITMASISVVILGLLTVIPFLLPHHGLPTAFYSEWAAFAIGFAACFPFFLCRTFWRDLEVPHTAIYLFAIILLIALQALVIDHAYVAQALLPGIYLTWALLLVVLCAWIRTQLGLDRAITVIAWLITIGGALQAAVGLVQYFDISGQLALLIDMKGQASVFGNTGQRNHFATQITFASFAIVYLHATDRVNRAFAISLLILYALVLTMSSSRAAAIFLVAGFLLSFISYRATRNSIHRRLLQGTSLILVLFLLFQYLLPFLNDWLKLLLNIMGLDIGGIDALVAFQRNAADGIDLRTSEWHKAWLMFLESPIWGIGIGHYGWYGFGYQALPEFAAISKAELFHHSHNLVMQVLAELGIVGLLLLVSMIVTWLRQVLPHWKNPSYWLIFILLIVLLLHSSVEFPLWYSYFLGIAAILLGLGNEKTLKTTFTPTLGQFAAGASLLLSAAILAITFRGFQDLTEINGLILTSTPQETSAMLHAISRNPLLTPLAEAITIQTAKPDRNALDKQLLMATRVMQYRPGPRSINQQIVYLALSNKSAEAFVLLKKAFIVYPTEFSKFACSWKSTKAQEVRSLWQEAQKQIDDTIECPT; encoded by the coding sequence ATGAGCGAATCTTCCCGTCCAGCACTTATTACTATGGCCTCAATAAGTGTTGTGATCTTGGGGTTGCTGACCGTTATCCCATTCCTACTGCCACACCACGGACTACCTACCGCCTTTTATAGTGAATGGGCCGCATTTGCCATCGGGTTCGCAGCTTGCTTCCCATTTTTTTTATGCAGAACTTTCTGGCGTGACCTCGAAGTTCCTCACACAGCGATCTACCTGTTTGCAATAATCCTTCTAATCGCGCTTCAGGCTCTCGTTATCGACCACGCCTACGTTGCCCAGGCCCTGCTGCCGGGAATCTATCTAACTTGGGCGTTGTTGCTAGTGGTCCTTTGCGCATGGATACGCACACAACTCGGACTTGACCGTGCTATCACCGTCATCGCCTGGCTAATTACCATCGGTGGCGCTTTACAGGCAGCGGTCGGCCTCGTGCAGTATTTCGACATCTCTGGTCAATTGGCCTTGCTTATTGATATGAAGGGCCAGGCTAGCGTCTTCGGAAATACAGGCCAACGAAATCACTTCGCTACGCAAATCACCTTCGCAAGCTTTGCCATTGTTTATTTACATGCGACAGATCGAGTCAATCGCGCGTTTGCGATATCACTATTGATTTTGTATGCGTTGGTTTTGACCATGTCGAGTTCTCGTGCGGCTGCCATTTTTCTCGTCGCCGGATTTCTTTTGTCGTTTATTTCATATCGCGCCACTCGGAACTCCATTCATCGACGTCTATTGCAGGGAACCAGTTTGATCCTGGTTTTATTTTTGCTCTTTCAGTATCTCTTACCTTTCCTTAACGACTGGCTGAAATTATTGCTTAACATCATGGGACTCGATATAGGCGGCATAGATGCTTTAGTGGCATTCCAACGAAACGCCGCCGACGGTATTGATCTGCGCACATCGGAGTGGCACAAAGCGTGGCTTATGTTTTTAGAGTCACCTATATGGGGAATAGGTATCGGCCATTACGGATGGTACGGCTTCGGCTACCAGGCCCTTCCCGAATTTGCTGCCATATCAAAAGCGGAGCTCTTTCATCATTCCCATAACCTGGTGATGCAGGTTCTTGCTGAACTCGGCATAGTCGGCCTACTCTTGCTAGTATCCATGATCGTTACATGGCTCCGTCAAGTACTGCCACACTGGAAAAATCCTTCGTATTGGCTGATTTTTATCTTGCTGATAGTCCTCTTACTACACAGCAGTGTCGAATTTCCCCTCTGGTATAGCTACTTTTTGGGAATTGCCGCGATACTACTTGGGCTAGGAAATGAGAAAACATTAAAGACTACTTTCACACCAACCCTCGGCCAATTCGCCGCCGGTGCTTCCCTGCTCCTATCTGCAGCGATACTCGCAATCACATTCCGTGGCTTTCAAGATCTTACTGAAATCAATGGGCTGATCTTAACCTCAACACCTCAAGAAACATCAGCAATGCTGCATGCAATATCAAGAAATCCGCTGCTGACGCCGCTGGCAGAAGCGATCACCATTCAAACTGCGAAGCCCGATAGAAATGCGCTCGACAAACAGCTATTGATGGCAACCCGCGTTATGCAGTACCGCCCCGGCCCCCGTAGCATTAATCAGCAAATCGTCTACTTGGCTCT